A genome region from Myxocyprinus asiaticus isolate MX2 ecotype Aquarium Trade chromosome 12, UBuf_Myxa_2, whole genome shotgun sequence includes the following:
- the LOC127449316 gene encoding translocator protein-like, translating into MWIPMLSLTALPHIGGIFGGLITRKEVKTWYTTLNKPSWRPPNAAFPVVWTTLYTGMGYGSYLVWKELGGFTQDALVPLGLYGLQLALNWAWTPIFFGAHNIKLAMIEIVMLTGTVAATMVTWYPISRTATLLMAPYMAWLCLATSLNYCIWRDNPDPKKD; encoded by the exons ATGTGGATTCCCATGCTGAGTTTGACTGCCCTGCCTCACATTGGTGGGATATTTGGAGGTCTTATAACAAGGAAGGAGGTGAAGACTTGGTACACTACACTCAACAAACCTTCATGGAGGCCACCTAATGCTGCTTTTCCAGTGGTGTGGACCACTCTCTACACTGGCATGGG atatggtTCATACCTTGTGTGGAAAGAGCTTGGAGGCTTCACACAGGATGCACTGGTGCCACTGGGACTCTATGGTTTGCAGCTGGCACTTAACTGGGCATGGACCCCCATCTTCTTTGGAGCACACAACATTAAACTG GCAATGATAGAGATAGTGATGCTCACTGGCACAGTCGCAGCCACCATGGTGACTTGGTATCCCATCAGCCGCACTGCAACTCTGCTCATGGCGCCATATATGGCCTGGCTCTGCCTTGCTACCAGCCTCAACTACTGCATCTGGAGAGACAATCCAGATCCAAAAAAAGACTAA
- the LOC127449301 gene encoding uncharacterized protein LOC127449301 isoform X2: MGQRDERRPDRRRLQTESWQKQYKDLCRTADRTDVIQTDSWRGLYITEIEDGKTTSPRSLPFTSPSSTSSYPHSLTLDRSKSAPASIDQGASPIEIPQPDVCHPYSTQESTESLQFPPVKVEEPSPDPSDGTFRSQSQELADSNSSCEKTADAPNPSTLSSQEPFSSTVSENNEVTSGIITGDSDSQLDTFGTVAAESHFTLFNPTTQTQTFDQEMDMDVSSNAKQEVDHDFLEQSQREQVSVMEDVSEAQPQLMPVPDLNLQPCHAKPATSSGHSPVQSDSERSMNSEMPSERNQLEADNTLSLAQTLKELHKLLMSNSCPQVCVRSHLSDSNTPIPRQDPDRMDLDPTSRNNVTLNPTVNASSCTATENDMEDRVAKADFTSQSLQETPDLPTSSNSRHREKQTTSVVDPREEQGIQCPYTPEGNQALCEEIGFGSALAEILSFQGDLEFKENPEGQKGQDISDRNTSGIDISKSADPSQQRPFSVAAGSTTDSSLGPVASPHPQTQAPEIDHLFHRDFIQPSTQPSMGQFPLEHIQRIQASGFSALEAAEALDQAQGSVELALLVLLARKITVPT; the protein is encoded by the exons GACAGAACTGATGTCATACAGACAGACAGCTGGAGAGGGCTCTACATAACAG AAATTGAAGATGGAAAAACTACCTCACCACGATCCCTGCCATTCACATCACCATCTTCAACCTCAAGTTATCCACATAGTCTCACCCTGGATCGTTCCAAGTCTGCCCCAGCCTCTATAGACCAGGGAGCATCTCCAATTGAAATTCCCCAACCAGATGTATGCCACCCATATTCCACCCAGGAATCAACTGAATCCTTGCAGTTTCCACCTGTGAAAGTAGAAGAACCCTCTCCAGATCCCTCTGATGGCACCTTTAGATCTCAGTCCCAAGAACTGGCTGATTCAAACTCCTCTTGTGAAAAGACAGCTGATGCTCCCAACCCAAGCACTCTTTCCTCTCAGGAACCGTTCTCTAGTACTGTGTCTGAGAACAATGAAGTGACCAGTGGCATCATTACAGGAGATTCTGACAGTCAGTTAGACACATTTGGGACTGTAGCAGCAGAATCTCACTTTACTCTCTTTAACCCAACCACTCAGACCCAAACATTCGATCAGGAAATGGACATGGATGTTTCTTCCAATGCAAAACAAGAAGTTGACCACGACTTTCTGGAACAATCCCAGAGAGAACAAGTTAGTGTGATGGAAGATGTTTCAGAGGCTCAACCTCAACTCATGCCTGTTCCAGACTTGAACCTTCAACCCTGTCATGCTAAGCCAGCCACTTCTTCTGGGCACTCTCCTGTCCAGTCAGACTCAGAAAGGAGCATGAACAGTGAAATGCCCTCTGAGAGAAACCAACTAGAGGCAGATAACACCCTGTCCCTGGCTCAGACCCTTAAGGAGCTCCATAAACTTCTAATGTCCAACAGCTGTCCTCAAGTGTGTGTAAGAAGCCATTTGTCTGACTCCAATACTCCAATTCCCAGACAGGATCCTGATAGGATGGACCTGGATCCTACTTCAAGAAACAATGTCACTCTGAACCCAACAGTTAATGCATCCTCTTGTACTGCCACAGAAAATGACATGGAGGACAGAGTTGCCAAAGCTGACTTTACTTCACAATCATTGCAGGAAACTCCAGACTTACCAACATCAAGCAATTCAAGGCATCGTGAGAAGCAAACTACTAGTGTGGTAGATCCCAGAGAGGAACAAGGGATTCAGTGCCCTTATACCCCTGAGGGAAACCAGGCTCTTTGTGAGGAGATAGGTTTTGGGTCAGCGTTAGCAGAGATATTGTCTTTCCAGGGAGATCTTGAGTTTAAAGAAAACCCTGAGGGTCAGAAAGGGCAGGACATTTCAGACAGAAACACCTCAGGCATTGACATCTCCAAATCGGCCGACCCGTCTCAGCAGCGCCCCTTTTCTGTAGCAGCTGGTTCAACAACTGATTCCAGTCTTGGGCCAGTTGCGTCTCCTCATCCTCAAACACAAGCCCCTGAGATTGATCATCTTTTCCATAGAGACTTCATCCAGCCTTCAACGCAGCCCTCAATGGGACAGTTTCCACTAGAGCACATTCAGAGGATCCAAGCATCAGGATTCTCTGCCCTTGAGGCTGCTGAGGCACTGGATCAAGCTCAAGGCAGTGTGGAGCTTGCCTTACTGGTGCTGCTAGCAAGAAAGATCACTGTGCCCACCTAG
- the LOC127449317 gene encoding ubiquinol-cytochrome-c reductase complex assembly factor 2, with protein sequence MSATRYRRFLKLCEEWPRDESKKGRDLGTFLRQRVAGAFREGENTQVSDPEKCDQMYESLARINSNVYKDKFPRAKDTSFTGVTVEECRMLLATGNMQQMDEEKKGLWKTLMERFSSKPEDGPPEK encoded by the exons ATGTCTGCGACCAGATACCGTCGATTTCTAAAGTTATGCGAGGAATGGCCGAGGGACGAATCCAAGAAAGGTCGAGATTTAGGAACGTTTTTACGTCAAAGAGTGGCTGGTGCTTTCCGGGAAGGCGAAAACACACAG GTTTCAGACCCTGAGAAATGTGATCAGATGTATGAAAGTTTGGCCCGCATCAACAGTAATGTGTACAAAGACAAG TTTCCTCGAGCAAAAGATACAAGTTTTACAGGTGTAACAGTGGAAGAGTGTAGAATGCTATTAGCAACAG ggaaCATGCAACAAATGGATGAGGAGAAGAAGGGGTTGTGGAAGACATTAATGGAGCGATTCTCCTCCAAACCTGAAGATGGCCCCCCTGAAAAATAA
- the LOC127449301 gene encoding uncharacterized protein LOC127449301 isoform X1, producing MLLMGACFLSLSLSLDAFLLIFYLLLHEMCGVCPNHEQDRTDVIQTDSWRGLYITEIEDGKTTSPRSLPFTSPSSTSSYPHSLTLDRSKSAPASIDQGASPIEIPQPDVCHPYSTQESTESLQFPPVKVEEPSPDPSDGTFRSQSQELADSNSSCEKTADAPNPSTLSSQEPFSSTVSENNEVTSGIITGDSDSQLDTFGTVAAESHFTLFNPTTQTQTFDQEMDMDVSSNAKQEVDHDFLEQSQREQVSVMEDVSEAQPQLMPVPDLNLQPCHAKPATSSGHSPVQSDSERSMNSEMPSERNQLEADNTLSLAQTLKELHKLLMSNSCPQVCVRSHLSDSNTPIPRQDPDRMDLDPTSRNNVTLNPTVNASSCTATENDMEDRVAKADFTSQSLQETPDLPTSSNSRHREKQTTSVVDPREEQGIQCPYTPEGNQALCEEIGFGSALAEILSFQGDLEFKENPEGQKGQDISDRNTSGIDISKSADPSQQRPFSVAAGSTTDSSLGPVASPHPQTQAPEIDHLFHRDFIQPSTQPSMGQFPLEHIQRIQASGFSALEAAEALDQAQGSVELALLVLLARKITVPT from the exons ATGTTATTGATGGGTGCATGCTTCctgtctctctcactttctctggaTGCATTTTTGCTAATTTTCTACCTCTTATTGCATGAAATGTGTGGTGTTTGCCCTAACCATGAGCAGGACAGAACTGATGTCATACAGACAGACAGCTGGAGAGGGCTCTACATAACAG AAATTGAAGATGGAAAAACTACCTCACCACGATCCCTGCCATTCACATCACCATCTTCAACCTCAAGTTATCCACATAGTCTCACCCTGGATCGTTCCAAGTCTGCCCCAGCCTCTATAGACCAGGGAGCATCTCCAATTGAAATTCCCCAACCAGATGTATGCCACCCATATTCCACCCAGGAATCAACTGAATCCTTGCAGTTTCCACCTGTGAAAGTAGAAGAACCCTCTCCAGATCCCTCTGATGGCACCTTTAGATCTCAGTCCCAAGAACTGGCTGATTCAAACTCCTCTTGTGAAAAGACAGCTGATGCTCCCAACCCAAGCACTCTTTCCTCTCAGGAACCGTTCTCTAGTACTGTGTCTGAGAACAATGAAGTGACCAGTGGCATCATTACAGGAGATTCTGACAGTCAGTTAGACACATTTGGGACTGTAGCAGCAGAATCTCACTTTACTCTCTTTAACCCAACCACTCAGACCCAAACATTCGATCAGGAAATGGACATGGATGTTTCTTCCAATGCAAAACAAGAAGTTGACCACGACTTTCTGGAACAATCCCAGAGAGAACAAGTTAGTGTGATGGAAGATGTTTCAGAGGCTCAACCTCAACTCATGCCTGTTCCAGACTTGAACCTTCAACCCTGTCATGCTAAGCCAGCCACTTCTTCTGGGCACTCTCCTGTCCAGTCAGACTCAGAAAGGAGCATGAACAGTGAAATGCCCTCTGAGAGAAACCAACTAGAGGCAGATAACACCCTGTCCCTGGCTCAGACCCTTAAGGAGCTCCATAAACTTCTAATGTCCAACAGCTGTCCTCAAGTGTGTGTAAGAAGCCATTTGTCTGACTCCAATACTCCAATTCCCAGACAGGATCCTGATAGGATGGACCTGGATCCTACTTCAAGAAACAATGTCACTCTGAACCCAACAGTTAATGCATCCTCTTGTACTGCCACAGAAAATGACATGGAGGACAGAGTTGCCAAAGCTGACTTTACTTCACAATCATTGCAGGAAACTCCAGACTTACCAACATCAAGCAATTCAAGGCATCGTGAGAAGCAAACTACTAGTGTGGTAGATCCCAGAGAGGAACAAGGGATTCAGTGCCCTTATACCCCTGAGGGAAACCAGGCTCTTTGTGAGGAGATAGGTTTTGGGTCAGCGTTAGCAGAGATATTGTCTTTCCAGGGAGATCTTGAGTTTAAAGAAAACCCTGAGGGTCAGAAAGGGCAGGACATTTCAGACAGAAACACCTCAGGCATTGACATCTCCAAATCGGCCGACCCGTCTCAGCAGCGCCCCTTTTCTGTAGCAGCTGGTTCAACAACTGATTCCAGTCTTGGGCCAGTTGCGTCTCCTCATCCTCAAACACAAGCCCCTGAGATTGATCATCTTTTCCATAGAGACTTCATCCAGCCTTCAACGCAGCCCTCAATGGGACAGTTTCCACTAGAGCACATTCAGAGGATCCAAGCATCAGGATTCTCTGCCCTTGAGGCTGCTGAGGCACTGGATCAAGCTCAAGGCAGTGTGGAGCTTGCCTTACTGGTGCTGCTAGCAAGAAAGATCACTGTGCCCACCTAG